TCAGAACGCAGTCCTGTCGCGTGTCCGCGATGACGACGCCGTCGATCAGGAGCTGGACGTAGCCGGTCTGGCCGAGGTCCCCGCGGGCGCCGGTGTCGAGGACCCAGCCGGAGACCGGGTTCAGATCGGAGCGCTTGATCGTCAGCGTGAACGGCGGGGGCTCGCCGGGGTTGACGCAGGGCGACACCTGGCAGGTGGTGGGGCCGGACGGTTGGGCGACCGCGCAGATCGACCGCATCGTCGATTCGTCGATCGGGTACTGGAGGTCGCCGAACGGATGGAGGTTCAGGCTCGCGTTGTCGACCTGGACGCTCCGAGTACCGAGAATGGACGTTTCCGGCGCGGCGCCGCCATCGGAGAGCCCGACCGCGACGGCGGAGATCGTGTGCATCCCGTTGATGAGCGCGGTCGAGTCGAGGTAGACGGCCCAGCCGGAATTGAGCGAGTTCGGGATCGCCGGATATATCGCCTGGATGTCCGGCCTCTGGCTGAACGCGTTGGTGGTCGCGAGCACCTGTCCGTCGACGAGCACGTCCACTCGCCCGACGCCCTGGCTCCCGACGACCCACCCCTGCACCAGAAACGCGGAGTTGGCCCCCTGGACGATCGACGAATCGTCCGGCGGGTTGTCGATCGATCCGATCAGGGTCGCCGCGCGCGAAGGCGCGGACGTCGCCGCGAGGCAAAGAGCAACGAGGAGCCCGAAAGCGAATCGACGCATATTTACCCCTCCGCAATTGACCCTGTTTCGACCGAGAACCTGGCCTCATTGTCGCGAGGAAGTCCAAGAAAGTCAAGGGCAAACAGCCATCTTCGTGTTAGAAAGCGGCATGGAAAAAGGGCGCCGCGTCAAGGTCGCGGTCTCGATCGCGCTCGCGGCGGCGCTGCTCGCCTTTTTCCTTTCCAAGGCGAATCTGAGGGACGTCGGGGCCCGCATCGCGCACGTGGCGCCGGGCGCCTTCCTCCTATCGCTCGCCTGCGCCCTCTCCGCGATCCCGCTCCGCGCCTGGCGCTGGCAAGTCCTGCTCCGCCCGGTCGGCCGGGTGCCGTTCGGCGCGAGCTTCGCCGCGACCTCGATCGGCTTCGCCGCCTCGACGGTGCTGCCGGCGCGCGCCGGCGAGGTCGTGCGGCCCGTCGTGCTCGCCGGGCGCACGCGGGTCCCGCTGTCGGCCTGTTTCGCTTCGGTCCTCTTCGAGCGGGTCATCGACCTCACGACGGTGCTCCTCTTCTTCCTTTTCTACGGGCTCTGGCCGGGCCTGCGGCCGAGCTTCTCCGGCCAGGCGGCGACGGTCTTCGCGAGCCTCCGCGCCCTCGCGATCGCCTCGGGCGCGGCGGCTCTCGTCTTCTACGCCGTCGCGCTCATCGCGACCGGAAGGCGCCACGGCGCCCAGACGGTCGTCGAGCGGATGATCGGGTGGCTCCCGGAACGGCTGCGCGCCCGGGCGGCCGGCGCGTTCTCCTCGTTCCTCGACGGCATGCAGTCCGTGAGACACCCGCGGACGCTCGCCGCGACCGCGTTCCTGTCGGTCGCGCTCTGGGCGATCGTCTGCGGGCAGGTCTATTTCCTGTTCCGCGCCTTTCGCCTCCCGCTCGGCCCGGCCGCGTCGATCCTCATCGTCGTCGCGACCCTCATCGGCCTCGCGATCCCGACGCCGGGAGGGGTCGGAGGGTTCCACAAGCTCTGCCAGGTCGCTCTGACGCTCTTCTACGGAATCGACGTCGACGCCGCGACGGGGCTCGCGATCGTGTACTGGTTCGTCGCCTTCACTCCCGTGACGCTCATCGGTTTCTGGCTCTTCGCCGCCGGGCCCGGGAGGCGCGAATCGCTCGCCGACCTGGCGGAAGCGGCGGCCGCGGAATCGAGCGGCAGCGGGGCCCGGGGAATCGAGATAGATTAGATCCGATGAAGTGCCCTTTCTGCGGAGGGCTGGAAGATCGGGTGGTCGACTCCCGGGAAGGGCGTGACGGGGAATTCATCCGCCGGCGCCGCGAGTGCACGGTCTGCAACCGGCGATTCACTTCCTACGAGACGATCGAGGACATTCCGTACATGGTCGTCAAGAACGACGGGCGCCGGGAGCCGTTCGACCGCAAGAAGCTCCGCGCGGGGCTCTCCCGCGCCTGCGAGAAGCGCCCGATCCCCTCGGCCCGCCTCGACGCGATCGCGGACGAGGCCGAGAACCGGCTCCACGAGAGCCCCGAGCGCGAAATGACGACCCGCGATATCGGTTCCCTGGTCATGGAGCGGTTGAAGGAGCTCGACGAGGTCGCGTACGTGCGGTTCGCGTCGGTCTACCGGCAGTTCGAAGACGTCGGCGAGTTTCTCGACGAGCTGAAGACGCTGCTGTCGGGCCGCCGCCAACCGAAAGGAGCGAGGTGAGGCTGAATTTCCAAGCGCCGATCTCCAAATTCCAAAAGGGAATCGGTGATCTCCGGTCCTCGAATTTCCTGGAATTTGACGCTTGGGATTTGGAATTTCCGCGGCGTCGGAGCGCTCCCGTGAGCAGAGCGGAGACGCGCCCGTGAGACGGGCCGGATTGTTCGGGCCGCTGATGGAGATCACGCGGCTCCAGTCGGAGCTCAATCGTCTCTTCTCGGGGATCCTCGAGAACCAGCGGGCCGCGCTCGCGACCGCGGCGGCGTGGGACCCCAACGCCGACGTCCTCGAGGACGCGCAGCAGATCCGGATCGTCGTCGAGGTGCCGGGGTTGGCCGCCGGGGACCTGTCCGTCGCCGCTCAGGGCAGCCGGGTGCGCGTGCGCGGCATCAAGCGCACGGAGCCGCAGAACGGCGAGCGGCCGAAGTTCCTCTGCATGGAGCGATTCTTCGGGGAGTTCGAGAAGGTGATCCCGGTGCCGTATGCCGTCAACCTGAAGCAGGCGTCCGCCACGCTGCGCGACGGTCTCCTCACGGTGATCCTCCCTCGGGTGACCGCCGAGCGCCGGCGCTTCGTCGAGATCCAGATCCAGATATCGGAAGGAAACCCCTGATGCCCGACAAGGAGTTCGACAAGCCCGCGGAGTCGATCGGCGAGATCCCGATCCCCGACATCGTGCCGGTCCTCCCGCTCAAGGACATGGTCGTCTTCCCCTACATCATCGTGCCGCTCTCGGTGTCGCGGGAGAAGTCGATCAACGCCGTCGACGCCGCGCTCGCGGAGCAGCGCGTGATCATGCTCACGCTCCAGAAGAACGCCGACAGCGAGTCGCCGGCGCCGGCGGAACTGCACGACGTCGGCACGCTCGCCGCGATCATGCGGATGCTCAAGCTCCCGGACGGACGGATCCGGCTGCTCGTCCAGGGCGTCTCCCGCGCGCGCGTCAACTCGTTCCTCCAGCAGGACCCGTACTTCCGGGCCAAGGTGACCCGGATCCCGGAGCCGGAACCGGCCAAGCGCCTGGCTCCCGAGGAGGAAGCGCTCGTCCGCGGCGTCAAGCAGAACCTCGAGCGCAGCGTCACCCTCGGCAAGAACATCTCGCCCGAGGTCATGCTGATCGCCGCGAACCTCGAGGACACGGCCCGGCTGGCCGATCTCGCGGCCTCGAACATGGAGCTCAAAGCCGACCAGTCGCAGCGGGTCCTCGAGACGGTCAACGCGATCCCGCGGCTGCGCCTCGTCAACGAGGAGATCCTGAAAGAGATCAACGTCCTGACGATGCAGCAGGAGATCACGTCGCAGGCTCGCGGCGAGATGGACAAGTCTCAGCGCGAATACTTCCTGCGCCAGCAGCTCAAGGCGATCCAGCAGGAGCTCGGGGAAGGCGAGGAGCTCTCCGAGGAGATCGAGCACTACCGCCGACTCGTGACCGAGAAGAAACTTCCGGAGGAAGCCGCCGGCGAGGTCGCCAAGCAGATCAAGCGGCTCGAGCGCAGCCACCCGGACTCGGCCGAGACCGCGATCATCCGCACGTATCTCGACTGGATGACCGGTCTTCCGTGGGGGACGTTGTCGACCGACGCCTCCGACCTCGAGCGCGCCCGCCGCATCCTCGACGAGGACCACTACGACCTCGAGAAGATCAAGGCGCGGATCATCGAGTTCCTCGCCGTCAAGACGCTCAAGAAGACGATGAAGGGCCCGATCCTCTGCTTCGTCGGCCCCCCCGGCGTCGGGAAGACCTCGCTCGGCCGGTCGATCGCGCGCGCGCTCGACCGCAAGTTCATCCGGCTCTCCCTCGGCGGCGTGCGCGACGAGGCGGAGATCCGCGGCCACCGACGGACCTACGTCGGCGCGCTCCCGGGGAGGATCATCCAGGGGATCTCCCAGGCGGGAACGTCCAATCCCGTCTTCATGCTCGACGAGATCGACAAGCTCGGGGCCGACTATCGCGGCGATCCCTCGTCGGCGCTGCTCGAGGTGCTCGATCCGGAGCAGAATTCGACGTTTCGGGATCATTACCTGGGGGTTCCGTACGACCTCTCGCGCGTGCTCTTCGTCGCCACCGCGAACATTCTCGACCCGATCCAGCCGGCGTTCCTCGACCGGATGGAGGTGCTCACCCTGTCGGGATACACGGAGGGGGAGAAGCTCCAGATCGCGCGCCAGCACCTCATCCCGAAGCAGATGGAGGAGAACGGCGTCACCGAGCACGCCGTCGAGTTCACGACCGCGGGCCTGAAGCACATCATCGAGGGATACACGCGCGAAGCGGGCCTGCGGAACCTCGAGCGCGAGATCGGCTCGGTCGCGCGCAAGGTCGCCGTCGCCGTGGCGAAGGGGAAGAAGACGAAGTTCCGCATCACTCCCGCGGTCGCCGCCCGCATGCTCGGGCCGACGAAGTTCTTCTCCGAGGAACGCCTGAAGAAGGACGAGGTCGGCGTCGCGACGGGCCTCGCGTGGACCCCCGTCGGCGGCGACGTCCTCTTCATCGAGGCGAGCGTCGTCAAGGGGAAGGGGGGAATCCTCCTCACCGGGATGCTCGGCGCCGTGATGAAGGAGTCGGCCCAGGCGGCGCTCACGTACGCCAAGGCCCACGCCCAGGAGCTGTCGATCCCGTCGGAGGACTTCGAGAACCGCGATCTCCACGTGCACGTGCCCGAAGGAGCGATCCCGAAGGACGGCCCGTCGGCAGGCATCACGATGGCGACCGCGATCATCTCCGCCTTCACGGGGCGGCCCGTCTCGAAGGACCTCGCGATGACGGGAGAGATCACGCTGCGGGGCGAGGTTCTCCCGATCGGCGGCGTGAAGGAGAAGGTCCTCGCGGCCAAGCGGGCGAAAATCCGGCACGTGCTGCTGCCGAAGTTCAACCGGCGCGACGTCGAGCAGATCTCCCCGCACGTGCTCGCGGGACTCGAGATCCGCTACGTGTCGAGCGTGGACGAGGTGCTCGCGGCCGCTCTGCTTCCCGCGCCCTCCGCGCCTCCCGCCGAGTCGGCCGCCGCGCGAAAACGCCCGGCGCCGCTTCCCCCCGAGCCGCCGCGCCCCACCGTATGACCCGGCTTCGCGGGGAGGATGCGCTCACCGCGAAGATCGCCGCCGCGGCGCGGCGGGGGACGCCCCGCGGCGGCCGCCTTCCGCGCGGAAGGATCGTCCGGCGCGTCGGAATCGGCGACGATGCGGCCGTGCTCGACGTTCCCCGCGGACGCTACGTCGCGACGACCGACACGCTCGTCGAGGGGATCGACTTCCTGCGCCGCGAGCTCCCCCGCGCGGTCGGGAGGCGCGCCGCGGCGGCGAACCTCTCGGACCTCGCCGCGATGGGCGCGGACCCGGAGGGATACCTCCTGACGATCGGGCTCGGCCCCGGCCGCGGCGCGGCGTACGCCCTGGCGGTCGCCCGCGGGGTTCTCGCCAAGATGCGGCCGTTCGGCGCGCTCCTCTGGGGCGGCGACCTCTCGCGTGCGCCGGCGACCTTCGTCACGATCTGCCTGGTCGGCCGGGCCGAGCGCCCGGTCCTGCGCTCCGGAGCGCGTCCGGGCGACCGAATCTTCGTGACGGGAACGCCCGGCGCGGCCGCGAAGGCGCTGGCCCGG
This genomic window from Thermoanaerobaculia bacterium contains:
- a CDS encoding lysylphosphatidylglycerol synthase transmembrane domain-containing protein, whose product is MEKGRRVKVAVSIALAAALLAFFLSKANLRDVGARIAHVAPGAFLLSLACALSAIPLRAWRWQVLLRPVGRVPFGASFAATSIGFAASTVLPARAGEVVRPVVLAGRTRVPLSACFASVLFERVIDLTTVLLFFLFYGLWPGLRPSFSGQAATVFASLRALAIASGAAALVFYAVALIATGRRHGAQTVVERMIGWLPERLRARAAGAFSSFLDGMQSVRHPRTLAATAFLSVALWAIVCGQVYFLFRAFRLPLGPAASILIVVATLIGLAIPTPGGVGGFHKLCQVALTLFYGIDVDAATGLAIVYWFVAFTPVTLIGFWLFAAGPGRRESLADLAEAAAAESSGSGARGIEID
- the nrdR gene encoding transcriptional regulator NrdR; the encoded protein is MKCPFCGGLEDRVVDSREGRDGEFIRRRRECTVCNRRFTSYETIEDIPYMVVKNDGRREPFDRKKLRAGLSRACEKRPIPSARLDAIADEAENRLHESPEREMTTRDIGSLVMERLKELDEVAYVRFASVYRQFEDVGEFLDELKTLLSGRRQPKGAR
- a CDS encoding Hsp20/alpha crystallin family protein is translated as MRRAGLFGPLMEITRLQSELNRLFSGILENQRAALATAAAWDPNADVLEDAQQIRIVVEVPGLAAGDLSVAAQGSRVRVRGIKRTEPQNGERPKFLCMERFFGEFEKVIPVPYAVNLKQASATLRDGLLTVILPRVTAERRRFVEIQIQISEGNP
- the lon gene encoding endopeptidase La; this encodes MPDKEFDKPAESIGEIPIPDIVPVLPLKDMVVFPYIIVPLSVSREKSINAVDAALAEQRVIMLTLQKNADSESPAPAELHDVGTLAAIMRMLKLPDGRIRLLVQGVSRARVNSFLQQDPYFRAKVTRIPEPEPAKRLAPEEEALVRGVKQNLERSVTLGKNISPEVMLIAANLEDTARLADLAASNMELKADQSQRVLETVNAIPRLRLVNEEILKEINVLTMQQEITSQARGEMDKSQREYFLRQQLKAIQQELGEGEELSEEIEHYRRLVTEKKLPEEAAGEVAKQIKRLERSHPDSAETAIIRTYLDWMTGLPWGTLSTDASDLERARRILDEDHYDLEKIKARIIEFLAVKTLKKTMKGPILCFVGPPGVGKTSLGRSIARALDRKFIRLSLGGVRDEAEIRGHRRTYVGALPGRIIQGISQAGTSNPVFMLDEIDKLGADYRGDPSSALLEVLDPEQNSTFRDHYLGVPYDLSRVLFVATANILDPIQPAFLDRMEVLTLSGYTEGEKLQIARQHLIPKQMEENGVTEHAVEFTTAGLKHIIEGYTREAGLRNLEREIGSVARKVAVAVAKGKKTKFRITPAVAARMLGPTKFFSEERLKKDEVGVATGLAWTPVGGDVLFIEASVVKGKGGILLTGMLGAVMKESAQAALTYAKAHAQELSIPSEDFENRDLHVHVPEGAIPKDGPSAGITMATAIISAFTGRPVSKDLAMTGEITLRGEVLPIGGVKEKVLAAKRAKIRHVLLPKFNRRDVEQISPHVLAGLEIRYVSSVDEVLAAALLPAPSAPPAESAAARKRPAPLPPEPPRPTV
- the thiL gene encoding thiamine-phosphate kinase, which translates into the protein MTRLRGEDALTAKIAAAARRGTPRGGRLPRGRIVRRVGIGDDAAVLDVPRGRYVATTDTLVEGIDFLRRELPRAVGRRAAAANLSDLAAMGADPEGYLLTIGLGPGRGAAYALAVARGVLAKMRPFGALLWGGDLSRAPATFVTICLVGRAERPVLRSGARPGDRIFVTGTPGAAAKALARRRSRKGKAPEAREKPYLDPEPRIAFARELARRRWASAMIDVSDGLGKDAHRLARSSGVRLALAGIPAETLASASDDFELLFTAPARRAEGIVALARRLGTPVAAIGRVEPGRGVVREAGARRRAVPERGYDHLA